ACAATTTGTCTTCTGACCACTCCTGTAAGATCTCACTCTGTGTTTTAAAACAAGTAAAGCAGAAGTCTTAGACATACTGACCATTTTGTATATACTAATGCAGTTTTAACACTACTTAGTccactttccttttttatttatttatttataaatactgTACTTGCTGGTGCTGCCAGCCTTGATTATGGAGCAGTCCCTGTTGCTTGATACGTAAAGCAGTTGTGAATAATGTTATTGTCGGGAGCAGTTCCCCAGTATAAATGCTGCTCTTTGTAGTTGCACAACAAGAATATGAACATGgcaaagaaaagaaacagatgaaataataacaaaaacttTAAATCGTTAACACTTCAGTGCCGTTGCATACaaaaaggtctttttttttttaatagtttgaaAGGGTAATAATACCCCAAAATAAGTTGAGACTCGAGCCTGATTACCTTGGTAACAGTGTCTCCTCCAATTGGTCTATTTATATGTACAGATTCTGCATGGAAAATTAGCATAATGCACCAATGACAGTAACTGCATATTATAAAACACATCCCCTAAGGTAGTTTGTGTTATTGCGCGTAAATTAAACCATTACAATGATGTTGGCTTCCATTGCTTGAGTGGTTTATGAGCAATGACTAATGAGCCACAAGATCTGTTAGTTTTGCTAAATCCTACATTctacagctatatatatatatatatatatacacacacaaatatgttggttgaatatatatttattaaaaaaaaaaacccttctgtCTTTTAATACCTTATTTATTTGCTTGATTAAGTCATTTCTGCCTTATTACTTGTTGGTTGGTTTGGACATTCTTTGTAAGGGAGGATGAGGAGAAGGGTGAGAATACAAAGGACAGGTAATTGGTGTCCCTGCCACTCTAAGCCGCAGACATGATCTTTAAATATCTCCATTTACTCTCGATATACAAGAAAAAACACTAACTGAAGGTAGTTTTAATGAAAGAATGCAATTTTACTAAAAGCTGTTACTGTGAAAGCTGAGCTTTAAATTGAAAGGGGTTAAGTAGACTGAGCATATAAAACCAGTGGAGGATTACGATGATTCCAGCAGAATAACATATACATCTGCATTTGAAAATGCAACAGTGCTAAATTGTTATCAATGAAGATCTAAACTGTTGAAAATAACCAGTTGAAGAAAATTCCATTTCTTAGCTTctctttgctttttattttctaatgttCAGTTTGTCATCAGAAAAACTCTACACTCCCACAGTCCTGCTAATGTGCATGATTTGAACACAGTGATCAATTAAGAGGTTTCAAGTTCACATAGTATTAATTAATGTTGCACCGAGTTCCCTGGACAGCATACAAAGCATTATATAAAGTGTCCTTTCAAAGCTGTTGTGTACAGATCTGCTCCATTCTCACGAGGACATTAATCGGACTGTAAAAAAGCACAGCATGGCTATAGCACTTTAAAATAGCTCTTAATTGCTATTGACAAGCTGATGCTTTGTAGATCCATTACAGGTTCCTTTGTGCTCGATGATAGTGGTGTATACACTTCTCCATTATGGTTGGTTGCTGTGTCTTAGTGAAAATATCTTCTTGCTCTGCAGATGATCTGCCTACAGGGGCGGCTGGGCGGAGAGCATCTAGCGACTTCTTGATGTGCGGAGGGTAAGTTACAATGCTCTGCTCTCCTTTAATTACCAGCGCCACTACATGCATTATCTGCAGGCAGTGCAGTGAGAGACAGCGTCTGTTATACGAAGCGATGtctatttgtttcatttttcgaGGTCCTCTGCTCATCTGTCTAGAGTGTACATAAAGTCTTCATCTAATGACTGTAGGTCTGTTATCCATTTGATATTAGAGTATAAATCTTTGTCAACAAGAAGACTGCTTCATATGTTCAGACTCTTGGCATAACAATGGATTTTTGTCACTATAGTTTGTTATGCGGAATAATATGGGAGCAGTGTGGAATAAGGTGAAtgcttttgtaatattttttgagcttttttttttttttttttaccttgctttCTATTTCctgaaattgtgtttttatgttgtatgtcttttctttttcttcctacTACAGACAATCGCCATTAAACACATCTGGTGGCTCGGGCAATGCACAGAAACCTTCATCCTCACGATGTGGTTCTTCAACAGTGCCAACCAGGTGTGTTGTGTCACGAGTTTGGAGTCTTTGTTTATAGGTTTTCCTTGTCCTACCAGCAATGATTGGTGATAGAGGTGGGTGAACTGATTAGTGGCACAGCATAAACTAAGCCTGGACCTAGTCAGACCCTAGGATCGGTTTATCAAGGCAAGCCACGCTCGTCGGCATCATAGTTCCTAAATGGGGGGAATTTCATCTGGTTCTACCTGCCTACTCTAGTCAAGCCGTACTCAGCACTGCAGACTAGCTTGTTTTCATACACAGTGGTGTTTTAAGGTGTAGAGTTGTACCGTATTTGCcatagaaaagagagaaagctaATTTtataaagatgatacctttattggctaactgacgtataatggattgcaagctttcaagaccatcTAAGtcatgaagaagagacctagatagtcttgaaagcttgcagtCCATTATATGGCAGTTAGCCAATGAAAGTGCTAAATTATGTATTAGCTCCGGTTTTTGCCTTAAAGAGATACTATTAGTAATATTATCTTTGAATTTACTGCAAATATAAAACTAAAGTATAACTATCTGCATATTCTACTTTCACATAAGACctaaaaatatacagataaataatattttactttgaTGGCACCGTTTCTTTAAATTAATGATTTAGGAATCAATCAGACCAACAAAGTGTGCAATTATTAATCCATGTGGGTCATAAGCATTTTTTCTGAAGATAGGCTGACTCCTTTATTAAGCTGGAAGATAAATGGCTCCCAGGTGTTCAAGAGTGGTTATGATTCCTTGAGCTAAGTCTTAATATGTGCCTACATCTTAAACAGCAGTGGTTTCTATCTGATTGATTTAGTATTTGCTGCCAACCACAGTCTTCAAACCACAGTCCATAAATATCACCTGGCCTTCCTTAAATAGGCAAGGTGTGCCACGGAGCATGCGGTTAcgaaacaaagtaaaaataacCCTTTAGGCCAAGTTATCAATCCCTGACTTTtaactgatgctgttttgaaggcaaagtgtGGTCACACCAAGCattgttttagatttttcttctgttcactcactattgaacttttgaaagcattcttaagTTACAGCATTTCATCaaacctgcctaaaacttttgcacagtaccgTTGGAAGTGatatgtaaattgttggcgctacgTAAACAAAAGCTAATGATCAAGTTTTACTTGATGTGCCCTAAAAAACAGATCAGCTACCTCCATTCAGACACCCCAAACAGATGGATTGTATGATGATATTTCTATAGAGATATAACAGAAACCAGGATGGCCCTCAAAAAACAAGGTTTTCAGTTGGTATAGAAGAATTATAGCGATGCCTGCCGTTGGCTCGGCCCCTGCTTGTTATAAGAGAACTACAAGCCTGGCTCAAACCCCTGTTTTTGGTCCCATGACTGTTTCCAGCATGTCCAGCCAAGCATATAGTCGGTAGTATTTATAAGAATCATATCAAATTATTATGAGCAGTGGACCTTAGAAGGAGCTGCCCATGCATTTGACACATTACTACCTAAAGAGACGTTCCACTTAGACACAGCATTGTGCCGTCCAGCGTAAGCAGATCTGTAACTTTTATTCTGTCCTCAGAAGGTTTAGAgaaggttttgttttgttttttgctgcttctatggcaacagcctaacAGTGATATTTAACAGTACCAAAAATGGTGTTTCTTTAATGCTACGTTTTGTTTTACTGGACACTGgcattgtgttttgtttgaaTAGGGGGCCAACATATGGCAGCTTTCCAAGTGTGTTGAACGTTTTAATAAGCTTGTGTATAGTAATCTACACCCAGcattctttgtgtgtttttttttttcatgtttccacTGGATAAAAAGCATGTGTCCTCAGATTCTTGGAAATGGACAATCTAGTAATAATTAGATCAAGAACCTGCCCACCTCTTgtggagtgttttttttttattacctttctgAAAACAAGTGGAATTTTATGAGAGAATGTTTTGTACTCTTGTGCTAGACTTGCCTAGTGTGCTTTTATATTGAATCTGCCGTGTACGGTCAAATTGATGTAAACAGCGCAGCTGCTCTGAACTCCATTTGTACTTCCTGTTCTCGCTGGCTGCCGAGTTTCCTAGAATTGCTTTGTTTTGAAATGCAGTTTATGGCCGAGGCTGGCAGGGAGGGACTTGGTCCCGCTGATCTGTAAGCTCAGTGCATGAAAGCACAGATTTCTCTGTACTGCTGGAAAGACACGGCAGGGAACTGTTACTGCCGCTGAAACTAATGGATTTCTGGGATTCAGAGCAGCAACAATAGATTTTCGAGCCATTAGCTGGGCACTCAAGTGAAGCGTACATTCTATTTTGCCTTGTTCAGCAGTACGATGGTTCAGATAACACAGAGACATTTATACGGGGATCTATTCCCTTTCTTTGTGCCGTTTGACTTCAGACCGAGTCAGCCACAGGTGTCGCCACGTAGCGAGAGCGCGCCAATTCCTGTCCCGACGCAGCTGCGAAATTATCAACGCATTGAGCAGAATCTGTCATCCACTGCCAGCCCAACATCTAATCCTCATGCCTCCCCCAGGTAAGTTAATAGAAGTGTTATGTAATATCAGATAACTAATAGACTACTTGCATGGTGAGTTTAATCAGTGGCATGTCATGAATGTTTTAGTTAGTTACCTGAACATAAGCATCATCGTACCTGAAAATCTAATCGCCATTTCCTGTCTCATGTTCCATCAGGCTTCTTTGTCCACATATTAGTCATCTGATGTGTGTTATGTGATGCAATAGAAATATGTGGACATTTTGTACCCACATGTCTAATACTGAGGACACCAGTTCAACACGCAAAAgcgtgaaaacaaaaaaaccctaccATCAGCAtgttcattgtacatattcatGTTTTGCTTAAATCATACTAGGAGGTGCTTTTAAGTTGTACACTGTACATCTGAACTGCCTTTAGAATAATAGTTGTTGTGTAATTGTTATTAACCTGTCATTATTTATGcagataaaattaattaaaaagagCTGAACATGTCAGCGTTAAAGCATGTATCCTATCTCTGTTTTAGAAactatatgtttaaaatatttttacttttttaacttttttttttttacccataagGGTATTGTCTTCAATAAGTCACGCTCCTTTCATTGATTTTTCTCCAGCAGATCTGGTGCAGTAAGGCGCTCCAATACTAGTCCTATGGGATTTTTAAAGGTTGGTTCCGGCTCTCCCagctcagcagaagtggtgcaGGCCATTGGACGACGTTTATCCACCGGATCCTCGCGCCCATACTCTCCTTCACCACTAGGTAACTACATAAAACACAATAGGGCAGAAGCTGATTTTATTGCAAATAACTATCTAGTACTGGGGCCAAATATACACTGGGGAGAGGATAGGGTCAATAGATTTATCTCTGGTTCTAATCTATAGCATAATTCCCTGTCAGTCTATCTTGATTTCTACCCATTATGTGCCATTTAATTTGGTGAATGCGCAAGGTCCACAGATTGAATCCCGCTGTATAAACCAAATAATAGCAATCGGCATTGAATTGaacacagtgacaaacacacacacaaatatgaaTACTGCCTTTGATTCTGGTACATTTGCCTTACTGTGTCTTCCTGGCTTGTTCTACAGTTGGTGTCATCCCAGAGCAGCTTGGACACTGTTGTTGTGGACATGCTCAAGGACATGAATCCAGGAGCAGAAATTCCTCAGGTAGGTAGCTTTAattagttttgttttctgtgtagtccttttagatttcttttttttttgctcacacTACTGTAAAAGGTTAAATTGAATTACCATCAGGATCCATCTGTTTTTCTGTAACCTACTGAACTGTTTGCAGGTTCCCCAGTGCCGCAGTCCCAGTCCCCACAGTTTTTGCTGGGAGGCAGGTTGCAGAGCTCCCCTACACTCACTGATATCTACCAGAACAAGCAGAAGTTGCGAAAGCAACACTCCGATCCGGTGTGTCCCTCGTACGCAGGCCATGGCTTCAGCCATTCTCCACAGCCAACAAGGCCTGTCAGCCTTGGAGCTTCTCCTACAAAGCACATGGGATCATCACCCAGGAGCTCAGAATGGCTATATAAATCCCCGCTCCCCACTATTATTGGATCGCCGACTAAGGTAACTGTTTTTCTTGTCTTTAAGATCATAGTACAGTAAGGTGTTGGTTGGTACCCGATTACTAGTTTCTCGGTGTGATTTTGCTACGAATGCTTAAATATTAAAGTCTTGTCAGTACGAAAACCAACAATACATTGATTGTATTAATGCTATACTACGAACAAGTTTAATAAGATTAATTTTCCTTACGTTACACAAAGGAATATGGTAAAAAGTTGTGACTGTTTATTGAATTAAAGCTAGCAAGCTGCAAATCCTGGTGCTGGCATCCCTGCCGTTCCAAGCCACTGTAGCAGTGGCACTAGGACCATTGGGTTTAACCCTAAGCCCAGCACAAAGGACAAAAGAAACCAGTCACAGTTTGATGCATTCTAGAATAATTAAATCTATTTTGGAATATACGTTGGAGGATAACCCTAGCACAGTGGCCTCCTGCCAAACTGCCCATCTGTGGCTACATCCAGATGGTAATGAATTATATAGAAATCCCCTTTGAGTAATCTCACGTCTAATTATATTGAATTTCCAGGCAACCGCTCCATTCAAGATCCCGAAAACACAGGCATCGTCAAACCTGCTCGCTCTGGCCTCTCGTCAAGGCCCCACTGACACTCCTGCGCAGGCTAAAGACTTACCTGACCCAAGAGACTTCTCCCATTACCACTACATGCACACTGCTGAAAAGCAGGGCAGTTCAGAGCACAGCAAGACTACTTTTGGAAGGTGAGATTGTGTGAAAGCTAGACAGGACTGTTCTACTATACATGCTCTGTGCAACTATCTTTATGTGTGGAGAGAACTGGTTTGATGTACCTGAAAACTCTGTGGAGCTTTAACAAAGCAAAGTGTTTGTCTAGTTAAGCCCTTCATTGCTGGATGATTCGTGCAAAAGTATCGGACCACGTGGATAAGGACGAGTGCAGTCCTGATTTGCAAAGAAAACCCAGTGTTGCATATTTTCAGAACCAAAGTAATACTGAAATTGCCTAAATGTATATCATAAATTGCATTTGCCATGTATATAATTTAAGTTAGTTTCCAGCATTGTCACATACAAATGTTGTTGCAAATTGTATGCGTTCCCTTACGCAAAGTAACATGTTTGTTACTATGCTCTCTCAATTTGTAAGCCTgctatagcttttttttattggtatacTGTGAAATGTTTGTGACCTTAATGGATACCAAGGATGCACATAACGTGGTTATACTGCTCCCTAGTGGAGATGGTTGGTAATGCTGCTTGTATGACTGGATATCGATGTTGCCTATTAGTATGTGATAAGCCTATATCATATTTAAAGCTCTGATAACAATGACCTCTGCCTCATGAGATAAAGTATGTGATCTCATAGACTAAAACCCTGCGATTTTAAATATTGCATTACACATGGTAATATCAGCACTTCTTGCAGGTGAAACTTAAAGGTGAGATGTTTCACCTATAACTTgctgtttttttacaaaaccaATAAATTCTGAAATACGGCCAGTGCCAGGAGAAGGAGATGATGCAGTAAGTTCCAGTTGGTAAACTGTGGTTTCCCTTTCAGGTCTGTAAGTGCTGGGAAGCTGTCGGATCAGACAGGGAGAGCTACTCTCGGATATCAGCATTACCAGGGCAGCACAGACAGCCTGAATTCGGAGCGGCCCATGGATACAGGTAGCACACCATATTCACACACCGACACATGTGCAAGCAGTATAAAggaagtacaccctctttgaactctatggttttacatatcaagacataacaatcatctattccttagcaggtctaaaaattaggtagaTACAACCTCAgttgaacaacaacacatgacatattacactggaGAAAATGGAGAAGTCATGTGAAGTCATGTGTATTTTATGGCCTTGATAGAAGAATTGTAGTGcgtaatttcatattttttgtattcagTGTCTTCTAATGCATTTCTCATAACAGTATATGCAAAATTGAGTCATGCAATAGCACCTTAATGCCCTTCCCCCAAACCCCCAGAATACTGAAACTGCATAGGGTATGCAAGATTTTAATGTAAGACATCTTCTCAGTTCCTGCAGGGGCAGGTGGATCAGCGCTGACTGTGCCCTCCATTGGTACCAGGGCAGTGATGTTTACTGTAGGTTCCCCACCTAACAGCTCCACCCCACCTACTTGCAGCCACATGATGATGAGAACCAGAACCACATCAGGTAAGCCCAGCATTTATCAACTTATTCCCTAAATAATTCATCTTCCCAACCcatcattaaagggttaagtacATATGTCTCCCAATAAAATGCTACTCCCTGATTTTCCTGACCTCTCAGTGCTAGGTTAAATTGTGTTAATAGTATATAATCCCCACTTCGCTGGCCAATCAAGGGTGTTGGGAGTGTGACGCATTAAGAAATAATAAGTGAAATAACTTTCAATTTAGAAAAGCCTAAACTGTCTATGAAATAATCTAAATAAGTTATCTGTACACTTTGGAATCTAAATTTCAAGGCACACTCTAACCGTCTAGCATATAATAGCACAtcgtatatatgatatatatatatatatatatatatatatatatatacacacaaaagcaTAGATTGGACAGAATTCTCAAGTGTACTTTTTTCCACCTATCATAACTTAACCCATGTATCTCTTTGTGGCCAGCTATAAATGAAAAAGGACATAATCAGACTATGGCATCTAACACCTAAGTGTGTCTATAGTATTTTAATACGGGTAAAATTAACGTAACCATACATAAGATAACTATTCTTCAACTAAATTGGTATATCTACTATGCTCTGGCAAAAGTTAATGGCAGACTTGtaactgacttttttttaagttaaaataatattattaaagccaagaaaaaataattacgtAGTTCTgtagttttattattagtattatcttttatttatatagcgccgacaatctacgcagcgcttaatgaTACCTGTGccatattgtatgtatgttttaatggCTGTTGTCAGTGTGACTTATAATGTCTGTTACCTTCAGTTggatcaaacagttctgctggaTCTCTGTGCTCCACCAGTGGACGTGTACACATGGGATCCCCATCCTGTATTCACATGGGCTGTTCGCCTCCTGGAGCAGACGCAGCTCCAAGTCTGAAGTACATGTCTTATGGCACGTCGCCTCCCAGCCTCGAAGACTTCATCACGTTTGAAGCCCCTGAACTTCCTGAAGAAACTCTGATGGAGGTAAAGTAGAAGCAGCAATAAATAAGCATATTAGACTGGGAGATTGCATTTCCTGTATTTGTTAGAATCCTTGCCTCATTTATTACAAAGTTACCTATCTGCTCATTGACATTATATTTAGATAACACATCTTTATATGGCTTAAAACTTTGACTTTGCGGAAGTGGCTTGAGAGTAATCGTGTCTTGTTGTGATAACAGAGAGAGCACACGGATACTCTGCGTCACctcaacctcatgctgatgttCACAGAGTGTGTATTAGAGCTGACTGCTACGCGGGGAGGGACATCTGATCTCGGCACATCTGCTGTGTCTCTCTATCAGATTCAGGAGAGTGTTGTGGTGGATCAGATAAGCCAGCTGAGCAAAGAGTGGGGGTAAGTGTCCAAGGTCTAAATATAGGAGTAAATATTATCATGAATAGTCTTTCCGGTAAAAGCTTCGCAACACCTCTAATATTTGCTCACTTATCACATACTGGGAATGGCTGTGTCATGCCACCTATTGTAAAATGgagtaaaaattaaatgtttggttttcatGACAACCATTCTTGTGTTCCTGTTTTTAAAAGTCagcgttttatatatatatattagggctgaaacaactaatcgataaaatcgataataatcgattatgaaaatcgttggcatcgcacagacagcctccgttactgtcagtaacggagccgggtagagaggcagagcggtgtatgggagggggggaggagtcagaggggtgtatgggagccaccctcccatacaccactgtggctcctccccctcccatacgccactctgcctctctacccggctccgttactgacaggaacggaggctgtctgtgcgatgcagacccccaccagctgatagagaggatgattctctgtcagcctgtgagtgtctgcatcgcacagacagcctccgttactgcacttcacttacactgtggcttctatgaagctgcagtgaaagtccttgtctagtgaagatccgttgctgacaggaggcagagtggagtatggggggggcagagtggagtatgggaggggggaggaggcagagtggagtatgggagggggaggaggcagagtggaggatgggaggaggcagagtgaagtatgggaggggggaggaggcaaagtggtgtatgggagggggaggagccaaagtgatgtatgggagggggaggaagcagagtggagtatgggagggggaggaggcagagtggagtgtgggagggggaggagccagagtggtgtatgggagggggaggagccgaggttgtgtatgggaggggaggagccaaagttgtgtatgggtgagttatagtggtgtatgggggtattatgaatttcagggcatatagggggtataaggcatatcgatattaggcatatcagggggtcataaaacatctgggggtaaaaggtttatcagggggctcagttgcatatcactggcatataaggagtataaggcatatcaggggcacgatggcatatcagggggcacagtggaatctggcatataaaaggtataaggcatatatgggggcagagtggcaagctgggggtctgatgtgcataaccgggggcagttcggtaaataaaaaaaatttaaacaaggctttttttctcatagtttttattaaaaatgaaaaatagttaacatatgaattaatatttactaataactttgtattaaaacctagtttgagaaacaccgtgtttgggttcttgtagcttttattattatgtcagtaaaataagaaggtgaatagagagagagaggccattgcaataaagagatgaaagggtaaattgtacatttttaattccattattttaaatttaaaaaaattgcgttttttttatccgattaatcgattaatcgaaaaaataatcggccaactaatcgattattaaaataatcattagttgcagccctaatatatatatataatatgtgtgtgtgtatatatacaagtTCAATATAAGTTCCTGTATTGATTGTGACAGGGCCTCCACCAGGCTGTCTTCTTGTGCATGGCATGTATCTACTGTTTGAATACCAACGAGCTATGTGTTTGTCTCACAGGCAGGTGGAACAGCTGGTTCTGTACATGAAAGCTGCACAGTTTTTAGCATCGTCACTGCAACTCGCTAAGTCTCAAATCAAATCTGGAAAGCTGACCCCTTCAAGCGCTGTTAAGCAAGGTGAGAAAGTGAACGATTCCATGCATAGCGATAACTCTGTTCACAAGTA
This sequence is a window from Spea bombifrons isolate aSpeBom1 chromosome 2, aSpeBom1.2.pri, whole genome shotgun sequence. Protein-coding genes within it:
- the ULK2 gene encoding serine/threonine-protein kinase ULK2 isoform X1 produces the protein MEVVGDFEYSRKDLIGHGAFAVVFKGRHRKKTDWEVAIKSINKKNLSKSQILLGKEIKILKELQHENIVALYDVQELPNSVFLVMEYCNGGDLADYLQAKGTLSEDTIRVFLQQIAAAMRVLHSKGIIHRDLKPQNILLSYASRKKSAFSGIRIKIADFGFARYLQSNMMAATLCGSPMYMAPEVIMSQHYDAKADLWSIGTVIYQCLVGKPPFQANSPQDLRLFYEKNKNLVPSIPRETSAYLSDLLLSLLQRNQKDRLDFEGFFNHPFLDQVSTVKKSCPVPVPTYSGSSISGSSCGSSPSCRYASPPSLPDMQHVQEENLSSPPLAPPNYLQVSKDSASTSSKNSSGDIDDFVLVPHNLSSDHSYDLPTGAAGRRASSDFLMCGGQSPLNTSGGSGNAQKPSSSRCGSSTVPTRPSQPQVSPRSESAPIPVPTQLRNYQRIEQNLSSTASPTSNPHASPSRSGAVRRSNTSPMGFLKVGSGSPSSAEVVQAIGRRLSTGSSRPYSPSPLVGVIPEQLGHCCCGHAQGHESRSRNSSGSPVPQSQSPQFLLGGRLQSSPTLTDIYQNKQKLRKQHSDPVCPSYAGHGFSHSPQPTRPVSLGASPTKHMGSSPRSSEWLYKSPLPTIIGSPTKATAPFKIPKTQASSNLLALASRQGPTDTPAQAKDLPDPRDFSHYHYMHTAEKQGSSEHSKTTFGRSVSAGKLSDQTGRATLGYQHYQGSTDSLNSERPMDTVPAGAGGSALTVPSIGTRAVMFTVGSPPNSSTPPTCSHMMMRTRTTSVGSNSSAGSLCSTSGRVHMGSPSCIHMGCSPPGADAAPSLKYMSYGTSPPSLEDFITFEAPELPEETLMEREHTDTLRHLNLMLMFTECVLELTATRGGTSDLGTSAVSLYQIQESVVVDQISQLSKEWGQVEQLVLYMKAAQFLASSLQLAKSQIKSGKLTPSSAVKQVVKNMNERYKFCISMCKKLTEQLNRFFSDKQRLIDEINSVTAEKLIYNCAVEMVQSAALDEMFQQTEDIAYRYHKAALLLDGLTKILQSPEDIENVHKYKASVESRLSALCYGTVAVYE
- the ULK2 gene encoding serine/threonine-protein kinase ULK2 isoform X2, whose amino-acid sequence is MEVVGDFEYSRKDLIGHGAFAVVFKGRHRKKTDWEVAIKSINKKNLSKSQILLGKEIKILKELQHENIVALYDVQELPNSVFLVMEYCNGGDLADYLQAKGTLSEDTIRVFLQQIAAAMRVLHSKGIIHRDLKPQNILLSYASRKKSAFSGIRIKIADFGFARYLQSNMMAATLCGSPMYMAPEVIMSQHYDAKADLWSIGTVIYQCLVGKPPFQANSPQDLRLFYEKNKNLVPSIPRETSAYLSDLLLSLLQRNQKDRLDFEGFFNHPFLDQVSTVKKSCPVPVPTYSGSSISGSSCGSSPSCRYASPPSLPDMQHVQEENLSSPPLAPPNYLQVSKDSASTSSKNSSGDIDDFVLVPHNLSSDHSYDLPTGAAGRRASSDFLMCGGQSPLNTSGGSGNAQKPSSSRCGSSTVPTRPSQPQVSPRSESAPIPVPTQLRNYQRIEQNLSSTASPTSNPHASPRSGAVRRSNTSPMGFLKVGSGSPSSAEVVQAIGRRLSTGSSRPYSPSPLVGVIPEQLGHCCCGHAQGHESRSRNSSGSPVPQSQSPQFLLGGRLQSSPTLTDIYQNKQKLRKQHSDPVCPSYAGHGFSHSPQPTRPVSLGASPTKHMGSSPRSSEWLYKSPLPTIIGSPTKATAPFKIPKTQASSNLLALASRQGPTDTPAQAKDLPDPRDFSHYHYMHTAEKQGSSEHSKTTFGRSVSAGKLSDQTGRATLGYQHYQGSTDSLNSERPMDTVPAGAGGSALTVPSIGTRAVMFTVGSPPNSSTPPTCSHMMMRTRTTSVGSNSSAGSLCSTSGRVHMGSPSCIHMGCSPPGADAAPSLKYMSYGTSPPSLEDFITFEAPELPEETLMEREHTDTLRHLNLMLMFTECVLELTATRGGTSDLGTSAVSLYQIQESVVVDQISQLSKEWGQVEQLVLYMKAAQFLASSLQLAKSQIKSGKLTPSSAVKQVVKNMNERYKFCISMCKKLTEQLNRFFSDKQRLIDEINSVTAEKLIYNCAVEMVQSAALDEMFQQTEDIAYRYHKAALLLDGLTKILQSPEDIENVHKYKASVESRLSALCYGTVAVYE